A stretch of DNA from Arachis hypogaea cultivar Tifrunner chromosome 19, arahy.Tifrunner.gnm2.J5K5, whole genome shotgun sequence:
TATCGATTCAAGTTTTGACTATAAAGTAATGAATATTGTAGCGTGAGTCTTATTTCTTATAGAATCTCTAATGCTTGATTGCCTCCAAATACTTGtagttcaaaaaagaaaaaagaggaatgTAACTTTGCGTATATTTATTGTGTTGATGGAGTGAAGGATATGACGAAAAGATGCTTATTATTTCATGGAGCTTCTCAAGGATCTGATTCTTAGTTTGAGCGAAACTGTTCTACAATAATCCAGCTTCTTTTCCATTTTTGAGGCAGATTCCATTACATGCATCACCTATCTCAGCACTGTCTCTGATTTTtgtcttccttcctttctttttttcttcatttgcTGCATTACAAGATCATTCTTATTAACAATCCATTTGTTCCCTACAGCAATCTGCACTCATCAAATTAAAGCAAAACCAATCTCTCATCTTTgtcttcttttcccttttttcccCCCTTCATTTGTTGCATTTCTGAAAATGGCTGAGGCCTTGCTTGAAGTTGTGCTGGAGAAATTGACCCCTTTGATCCTGAATGAATTTGCAGCCTTCTTTGGAATCAGGGGAAAGGCTGAAGAGATGTCACGCACTTTAGAACTCATCAAAGCTGTTCTTGATGATGCCGAACAGAAACAATGGTCTAATCGTCCTCTGAAGGTGTGGCTGCAGCAGCTTAAAGATGCAATGTATGTGCTGGATGATATCCTTGATCAGTTGCCTACTCAATCCTCTCAACTTGGGTGCTTAACTTCTTTGAACCCAAAGAAGGTGATGCATCGTCGTGAACTTGGACAGAAGTTGAATGAGATAACAGGGAGGTTGGATCGAATTGCTCAAGATAGGACCAACTTTGATCTTAGACAAGGTGTGAGGGAGATCCCAAGTGAATCGCGCCAAACTAGCTCAACTATCGCCGTTCCTCAAGTGTACGGACGAGTTGAAGATAAAAGGAGAGTTGTGGAGTTTCTTCTTAGCCCATCACGAAGCTCCGAGTTCCTTTCCGTCTATCCCATTGTTGGCTTTGGTGGTCTCGGGAAAACAACACTTGTTCAGCTGGTCTACAACGATCCAGACGTAGGTAACAAATTTTATTTGAAGATTTGGGTGTGTGTTTCTGAGAATTTCACGATGGACAGTATTTTGCGTTCCATTGTAGAAGCTATCACAAATGAGAAGTATGAGCTCAAGGCTTTAGATGTAATGGAGAAAAAAGTGAAAGAATTGCTACAAAGTAAAAAGTATTTACTGGTTTTAGATGATGTCTGgaaaagaagccaagaaatggaATTGGGATTAACCCAAGACAAATGGGATAAGTTAAGATCGGTATTGTCATGTGGATCTAAAGGCTCCTCCATTTTAGTATCCACTCGTGATAAGGATGTTGCAACAATTATGGGAACATGCCAAGCTCATTATTTGGACCGTCTATCCGATGATGATTGTTGGTCGTTGTTTAAACTGCGCGCATTTGGACCTGACAGAGAAGAGCGTGCAGAGCTTGTGACAATAGGGAAGGAGATCGTCAAGAAATGCGGAGGATCACCTCTTGCAGCACTGGCATTAGGAGGTGCGATGCATTCTAGAAGCACCAAAAATGAATGGCTTGAAGTTCAGAGAAGTGATCTTTGGAGTTTACCAGATGGGAATGATATTATGCGTGTCTTGAGATTAAGCTATTCTTGTTTAACGCCAACTCTAAAGCAGTGTTTTGCTTTCTGTGCCGTATTTCCCAAAGATacagaaatcaagaagcaagaaTTGATTTATCTTTGGATGGCTAATGGATTTATTTCATCCCGGCGAAACTTGGAGGTGGAGGAGGTTGGCAACATGGTTTGGAATGAATTATGCCAAAAGTCATTCTTCCAAGATGTCAGGGTTGATGACTTTTCTGGCAAGATTTATTTCAAGATGCATGATTTAGTCCACGATCTTGCTCAATCAATTTCAGGGCAAGAATGTATATGCTTGGAGGAACAAAACCTTAATGATTCTTCAAGAAACCCCCATCATATTGTTTTTCACGGCATTGATAAAGAACAATTCAATAAGAGAGCCTTTGAAAAAGCTGAATCCTTGCGGACATTGTATCAACTGAATTCGGATGAATTTCCCTTCAGCTCTAGATTGATTCCAACAAATAATTCGCTTCGAGTTTTGTGCATATATAGTAGAAAGATACCATCATTTGGGAGTTTAAGTTGCTTGAGGTATTTGGAACTTTGTAATTTGGATATAAAGAGCTTGCCTGCTAGTATTTGCAATTTGCGTAGATTGGAAatcttgaaactaaaaaaattgtgGAGGCTTCGCCGTCTACCAAAACACTTGACGAGGATGCAAAATCTCAGACATCTTGTCATTGAACTTTGTGGTTCTCTATCTGAAATGTGTCCAGACATTCAGAAACTGTGTGAATTGAGAACACTAAGTGCATACATTGTGAAATCAGAGAAAGGGCATAGTTTGGCAGAATTACATCATTTGAATCTGAGAGGAGAGCTTAACATCAAAGGCCTAGAAAATGTTGGGAGTAGATCTGAAGCTGAAGATGCCAATTTGAAGGATAAACAAGACCTTCGAGAATTAAGCTTGTCATGGTCAAGAAGTGGTGGTAAGACGAAGTCGATTGTTGGAGCAGAAGAAGTACTTGAAGCGCTTCAACCTCACTCCACACTCAAGCTGTTGACCATACAAGGCTATAAGGGAATGCATTGGCCAACTTGGATGGAAAACAATTCTGCCACCcacaatttagtttctcttcgaCTTGTGAATTGTGGAAAGTGCGGGCATCTTCCTCCAGTGGGAAAACTTCCATTTCTGAAGAAGCTTGTGGTAAGTAGCATGAATGATGTGCAGTACATTGAGGAAGATGAAAGTTATGATGGTGttgaaacaatgccattcccatCTTTGGAGGAATTGCGAGTGGAGAGATTGCCAAAGGTGGAGAGGTTGTTGAAACGGGAAATAACACATATGTTCCCCTCTCTTTCTACCATAGAAATCACCGATTGCCCTAAACTGCAATTGCCGTGCCTTCCAAGTGTTAAGGACCTCACTGTTTGGAGATGTAGCAATGAGCAACTGAAGTCAATCTCTAATCTCAACGCTCTTAACCAACTTCATCTTTTTCATAGTGATGAAGTGTCGCGCTTCCCAGAAGGAATGATGAACAACATGACCTCCCTTGCAACTCTGGAGATACAATATTTCAGAGAATTGAAGGAACTGCCATCTGACATCACAAAACTCACTGCTTTGTCTGATCTTGGCATTTTTGAATGCGGTAAGCTGGAGTGTTTACCAGAACAGGGTTGGGAAGGCTTATCTTCACTTCGAAAACTGTTAATTCTTTACTGTAAGAGTTTGGGATCCTTGCCTGATGGTGTCCGGCACTTAACTTCACTTGAATATTTGAGTATTGTTGGCTGCCCAATGTTGAAAGAGCGGTGTAAGAAAGGAACAGGGGAGGATTGGCACAAGATAGC
This window harbors:
- the LOC112779806 gene encoding putative disease resistance protein RGA1, which produces MAEALLEVVLEKLTPLILNEFAAFFGIRGKAEEMSRTLELIKAVLDDAEQKQWSNRPLKVWLQQLKDAMYVLDDILDQLPTQSSQLGCLTSLNPKKVMHRRELGQKLNEITGRLDRIAQDRTNFDLRQGVREIPSESRQTSSTIAVPQVYGRVEDKRRVVEFLLSPSRSSEFLSVYPIVGFGGLGKTTLVQLVYNDPDVGNKFYLKIWVCVSENFTMDSILRSIVEAITNEKYELKALDVMEKKVKELLQSKKYLLVLDDVWKRSQEMELGLTQDKWDKLRSVLSCGSKGSSILVSTRDKDVATIMGTCQAHYLDRLSDDDCWSLFKLRAFGPDREERAELVTIGKEIVKKCGGSPLAALALGGAMHSRSTKNEWLEVQRSDLWSLPDGNDIMRVLRLSYSCLTPTLKQCFAFCAVFPKDTEIKKQELIYLWMANGFISSRRNLEVEEVGNMVWNELCQKSFFQDVRVDDFSGKIYFKMHDLVHDLAQSISGQECICLEEQNLNDSSRNPHHIVFHGIDKEQFNKRAFEKAESLRTLYQLNSDEFPFSSRLIPTNNSLRVLCIYSRKIPSFGSLSCLRYLELCNLDIKSLPASICNLRRLEILKLKKLWRLRRLPKHLTRMQNLRHLVIELCGSLSEMCPDIQKLCELRTLSAYIVKSEKGHSLAELHHLNLRGELNIKGLENVGSRSEAEDANLKDKQDLRELSLSWSRSGGKTKSIVGAEEVLEALQPHSTLKLLTIQGYKGMHWPTWMENNSATHNLVSLRLVNCGKCGHLPPVGKLPFLKKLVVSSMNDVQYIEEDESYDGVETMPFPSLEELRVERLPKVERLLKREITHMFPSLSTIEITDCPKLQLPCLPSVKDLTVWRCSNEQLKSISNLNALNQLHLFHSDEVSRFPEGMMNNMTSLATLEIQYFRELKELPSDITKLTALSDLGIFECGKLECLPEQGWEGLSSLRKLLILYCKSLGSLPDGVRHLTSLEYLSIVGCPMLKERCKKGTGEDWHKIAHVPHVYLI